The Papaver somniferum cultivar HN1 chromosome 3, ASM357369v1, whole genome shotgun sequence genome includes a region encoding these proteins:
- the LOC113355975 gene encoding serine/threonine-protein kinase pakF-like isoform X1, with product MAEKETTEKTYSQRKEKSTISRKKSFNYLLVLSLSRECVEIMERRKYPIGNEHYELYEEVGQGVSASVYRAICIPNNEIVAIKIIDFERHNSDLANISREAQTMILVDNPNVLRAYCSFVSDHNLWVVMPFMEGGSCLHILKSAYPDGFKESVIATILREILKGLEYLHQHGHIHRDVKAGNILVDARGAIKLGDFGVSACLFDSGDRQRTRNTFVGTPCWMAPEVMEQLNGYDFKADIWSFGITALELAHGHAPFSKYPPMKVLLMTLQNAPPGLDYERDKKFSKSFKNMIAQCLVKEPSKRPSARKLLKHPFFKQARSNDYICRTLLEGLPTLGDRMKELKKKDEDMLAQKKMPDGEKEEISQNEYKRGISGWNFNVEDMKAQASLIQDGDEPIADKLDQGGSSNSLMDASDKENVDMVHHRSESLHPIDSNGNFLRGRWDKSEDDLSVAGSTSDCEHLSLQDDFAKHIEHVEHDRNGRTENKVNGAGRRSDSMRSPRWSRESYTNLPDLSIPTFEDESIKQNQNSLAPDTPSVPSKPPSSSGEDLDEKAREHVVQQKGRFKVTSEKAQLEKALSTPMLQKSQSLQVISQPLTPTSQLDASSNSHDLSVFSLLDIMLQTNIVQRDHILSLMKQCTSGNLTAGGSNSTAPDITESLLELSHERTKQLLQEMNEQWRHISSVEEFQRLKPKTIQDDLQCHVDQTQHERNESFSNDTNGLEKRSENQYVRSARRSGGSDASLQDVSCPLYEDERDKQAQNGTGVTPQTAEETVPETLSKSSKSCMCGEIFHMSSNGEDFDEKAERPVVQQKGRFKVTSEKPQLEKALSTPILQKYPSFQVSSLPPTPTPQFDAASSNPQDVSSSSHLFFILQTNVVQRENVLLLIKQHQSSSNLIRVDGGNNSSVPKITEKLLEASSDRAKELEQEKNELQMRLVAVKEYLEKCKADSQVSL from the exons ATGGCAGAAAAAGAAACAACAGAGAAAACCTATTCCCAAAGGAAagaaaaatcaacaatttctagaAAAAAATCATTTAATTATCTTCTAGTTCTTTCGTTATCCAGAGAATGCGTTGAAATAATGGAGAGGAGAAAGTATCCAATTGGGAACGAACATTACGAGCTATACGAAGAAGTAGGTCAAGGAGTTAGCGCTTCTGTTTATCGAGCTATTTGTATACCGAACAATGAAATCGTTGCTATCAAAATCATCGATTTCGAAAGACATAATAGCGATCTG GCCAATATATCACGTGAAGCTCAAACAATGATATTAGTTGACAATCCAAATGTTTTGAGGGCGTACTGTTCTTTTGTTAGTGATCATAACTTATGGGTTGTCATGCCATTCATGGAAGGAGGTTCTTGTTTGCATATATTAAAATCTGCTTATCCCGATGGTTTTAAGGAGTCTGTTATTGCAACCATTTTACGTGAAATATTAAAGGGATTAGAGTATCTTCATCAGCATGGCCACATCCATCGCGACGTCAAG GCTGGAAATATACTAGTTGATGCACGAGGTGCGATAAAGCTGGGAGATTTTGGTGTTTCGGCATGCCTTTTTGATTCTGGTGATAGGCAGCGCACTAGAAACACCTTCGTAGGGACACCTTGCTG GATGGCACCTGAGGTTATGGAGCAGTTGAATGGTTATGACTTCAA GGCTGATATCTGGTCCTTCGGTATAACTGCCTTGGAGCTTGCTCACGGTCACGCACCTTTCTCAAAGTATCCTCCAATGAAG GTTTTACTTATGACTTTGCAAAATGCACCACCAGGCTTGGACTATGAGAGGGACAAGAAATTTTCGAAG tctttcaagaatatGATTGCTCAGTGCTTGGTAAAAGAACCTTCAAAACGTCCTTCAGCACGTAAGTTGTTAAAGCATCCTTTCTTTAAGCAAGCTAGGTCTAATGACTACATTTGCCGTACCCTATTAGAGGGTCTCCCAACGCTTGGAGATCGTATGAAAGAGTTGAAG AAAAAGGATGAAGATATGCTTGCTCAAAAGAAAATGCCAGACGGTGAAAAAGAGGAAATATCCCAG AATGAATATAAAAGGGGAATCAGTGGCTGGAATTTTAATGTCGAAGACATGAAAGCACAGGCATCACTG attcaagatggtgatgaaccTATTGCTGATAAATTAGATCAAGGAGGTAGCTCCAATTCTCTGATGGATGCTTCTGATAAA GAAAATGTGGATATGGTGCACCATAGGTCCGAATCTCTCCATCCAATCGATTCAAATGGAAACTTTCTTAG GGGTAGATGGGACAAATCTGAGGATGACTTAAGTGTGGCTGGTTCTACCTCAGATTGTGAACACCTTTCTTTGCAAGAcgattttgcaaaacacattgAACACGTTGAACATGATAGGAATGGGAGGACAGAAAATAAGGTCAATGGAGCTGGAAGACGCTCCGACAGTATGCGTTCTCCAAGATGGAGTAGAGAATCATACACCAACTTACCAGACCTTTCTATTCCCACATTCGAAGATGAGAG CATCAAGCAAAATCAGAATTCCTTGGCTCCTGACACACCATCCGTACCATCTAAACCACCAT CATCAAGTGGTGAGGACCTTGATGAAAAAGCAAGAGAGCATGTTGTGCAACAAAAAGGACGTTTCAAAGTGACATCAGAAAAAGCTCAAttagaaaag GCACTTTCAACCCCAATGCTCCAAAAGAGTCAAAGCTTGCAG GTGATATCACAGCCGCTTACACCAACTTCACAGTTGGATGCATCATCAAATTCACACGACTTGTCAGTCTTCTCACTGTTGGATATCATGTTGCAGACAAATATTGTACAAAGG GATCATATTTTGTCGTTAATGAAGCAGTGCACATCTGGTAATTTAACAG CTGGAGGAAGCAATTCAACAGCTCCAGACATTACAGAATCATTG CTGGAGTTGAGCCATGAAAGGACAAAACAACTATTGCAAGAGATGAATGAGCAGTGGAG gcatatatcttctgttgaagagttCCAGAGGCTCAAACCAAAAACAATCCAG GATGATTTGCAGTGCCACGTTGATCAAACTCAACATGAAAGGAATGAAAGTTTCAGTAACGACACCAATGGACTCGAAAAGCGCTCTGAAAATCAGTACGTTCGTTCTGCTAGAAGAAGTGGAGGATCAGACGCCAGCTTACAAGATGTTTCTTGTCCCTTATATGAAGATGAGAG AGACAAGCAAGCTCAAAATGGCACTGGGGTAACCCCACAAACAGCTGAAGAGACGGTTCCTGAAACTCTTTCAAAATCATCCAAATCATGTATGTGTGGTGAGATTTTTCACATGT CGTCAAATGGTGAGGACTTTGATGAAAAGGCAGAAAGGCCGGTTGTACAACAAAAAGGACGTTTCAAAGTGACATCGGAAAAACCTCAGTTGGAAAAG GCATTATCAACCCCCATCCTACAAAAGTATCCAAGTTTCCAG GTGTCATCTCTGCCGCCTACCCCAACTCCCCAGTTCGATGCTGCATCATCAAATCCCCAGGATGTTTCAAGTTCATCGCatttgtttttcatcttgcaaacaAATGTTGTCCAAAGA GAAAATGTTCTACTGTTGATAAAGCAACACCAATCATCCAGTAATTTAATAAGAg TTGATGGAGGAAATAATTCAAGTGTTCCAAAAATTACAGAGAAGCTG TTGGAAGCGTCTAGTGACAGGGCGAAAGAACTCGAGCAAGAAAAAAACGAGTTACAGATGAG GCTTGTAGCGGTTAAAGAATATCTAGAGAAGTGCAAAGCAGATTCTCAGGTGTCATTGTGA
- the LOC113355975 gene encoding serine/threonine-protein kinase pakF-like isoform X4, producing the protein MAEKETTEKTYSQRKEKSTISRKKSFNYLLVLSLSRECVEIMERRKYPIGNEHYELYEEVGQGVSASVYRAICIPNNEIVAIKIIDFERHNSDLANISREAQTMILVDNPNVLRAYCSFVSDHNLWVVMPFMEGGSCLHILKSAYPDGFKESVIATILREILKGLEYLHQHGHIHRDVKAGNILVDARGAIKLGDFGVSACLFDSGDRQRTRNTFVGTPCWMAPEVMEQLNGYDFKADIWSFGITALELAHGHAPFSKYPPMKVLLMTLQNAPPGLDYERDKKFSKSFKNMIAQCLVKEPSKRPSARKLLKHPFFKQARSNDYICRTLLEGLPTLGDRMKELKKKDEDMLAQKKMPDGEKEEISQNEYKRGISGWNFNVEDMKAQASLIQDGDEPIADKLDQGGSSNSLMDASDKENVDMVHHRSESLHPIDSNGNFLRGRWDKSEDDLSVAGSTSDCEHLSLQDDFAKHIEHVEHDRNGRTENKVNGAGRRSDSMRSPRWSRESYTNLPDLSIPTFEDESIKQNQNSLAPDTPSVPSKPPSSSGEDLDEKAREHVVQQKGRFKVTSEKAQLEKALSTPMLQKSQSLQVISQPLTPTSQLDASSNSHDLSVFSLLDIMLQTNIVQRDHILSLMKQCTSGNLTAGGSNSTAPDITESLLELSHERTKQLLQEMNEQWRHISSVEEFQRLKPKTIQDDLQCHVDQTQHERNESFSNDTNGLEKRSENQYVRSARRSGGSDASLQDVSCPLYEDERDKQAQNGTGVTPQTAEETVPETLSKSSKSSSNGEDFDEKAERPVVQQKGRFKVTSEKPQLEKALSTPILQKYPSFQVSSLPPTPTPQFDAASSNPQDVSSSSHLFFILQTNVVQRENVLLLIKQHQSSSNLIRVDGGNNSSVPKITEKLLEASSDRAKELEQEKNELQMRLVAVKEYLEKCKADSQVSL; encoded by the exons ATGGCAGAAAAAGAAACAACAGAGAAAACCTATTCCCAAAGGAAagaaaaatcaacaatttctagaAAAAAATCATTTAATTATCTTCTAGTTCTTTCGTTATCCAGAGAATGCGTTGAAATAATGGAGAGGAGAAAGTATCCAATTGGGAACGAACATTACGAGCTATACGAAGAAGTAGGTCAAGGAGTTAGCGCTTCTGTTTATCGAGCTATTTGTATACCGAACAATGAAATCGTTGCTATCAAAATCATCGATTTCGAAAGACATAATAGCGATCTG GCCAATATATCACGTGAAGCTCAAACAATGATATTAGTTGACAATCCAAATGTTTTGAGGGCGTACTGTTCTTTTGTTAGTGATCATAACTTATGGGTTGTCATGCCATTCATGGAAGGAGGTTCTTGTTTGCATATATTAAAATCTGCTTATCCCGATGGTTTTAAGGAGTCTGTTATTGCAACCATTTTACGTGAAATATTAAAGGGATTAGAGTATCTTCATCAGCATGGCCACATCCATCGCGACGTCAAG GCTGGAAATATACTAGTTGATGCACGAGGTGCGATAAAGCTGGGAGATTTTGGTGTTTCGGCATGCCTTTTTGATTCTGGTGATAGGCAGCGCACTAGAAACACCTTCGTAGGGACACCTTGCTG GATGGCACCTGAGGTTATGGAGCAGTTGAATGGTTATGACTTCAA GGCTGATATCTGGTCCTTCGGTATAACTGCCTTGGAGCTTGCTCACGGTCACGCACCTTTCTCAAAGTATCCTCCAATGAAG GTTTTACTTATGACTTTGCAAAATGCACCACCAGGCTTGGACTATGAGAGGGACAAGAAATTTTCGAAG tctttcaagaatatGATTGCTCAGTGCTTGGTAAAAGAACCTTCAAAACGTCCTTCAGCACGTAAGTTGTTAAAGCATCCTTTCTTTAAGCAAGCTAGGTCTAATGACTACATTTGCCGTACCCTATTAGAGGGTCTCCCAACGCTTGGAGATCGTATGAAAGAGTTGAAG AAAAAGGATGAAGATATGCTTGCTCAAAAGAAAATGCCAGACGGTGAAAAAGAGGAAATATCCCAG AATGAATATAAAAGGGGAATCAGTGGCTGGAATTTTAATGTCGAAGACATGAAAGCACAGGCATCACTG attcaagatggtgatgaaccTATTGCTGATAAATTAGATCAAGGAGGTAGCTCCAATTCTCTGATGGATGCTTCTGATAAA GAAAATGTGGATATGGTGCACCATAGGTCCGAATCTCTCCATCCAATCGATTCAAATGGAAACTTTCTTAG GGGTAGATGGGACAAATCTGAGGATGACTTAAGTGTGGCTGGTTCTACCTCAGATTGTGAACACCTTTCTTTGCAAGAcgattttgcaaaacacattgAACACGTTGAACATGATAGGAATGGGAGGACAGAAAATAAGGTCAATGGAGCTGGAAGACGCTCCGACAGTATGCGTTCTCCAAGATGGAGTAGAGAATCATACACCAACTTACCAGACCTTTCTATTCCCACATTCGAAGATGAGAG CATCAAGCAAAATCAGAATTCCTTGGCTCCTGACACACCATCCGTACCATCTAAACCACCAT CATCAAGTGGTGAGGACCTTGATGAAAAAGCAAGAGAGCATGTTGTGCAACAAAAAGGACGTTTCAAAGTGACATCAGAAAAAGCTCAAttagaaaag GCACTTTCAACCCCAATGCTCCAAAAGAGTCAAAGCTTGCAG GTGATATCACAGCCGCTTACACCAACTTCACAGTTGGATGCATCATCAAATTCACACGACTTGTCAGTCTTCTCACTGTTGGATATCATGTTGCAGACAAATATTGTACAAAGG GATCATATTTTGTCGTTAATGAAGCAGTGCACATCTGGTAATTTAACAG CTGGAGGAAGCAATTCAACAGCTCCAGACATTACAGAATCATTG CTGGAGTTGAGCCATGAAAGGACAAAACAACTATTGCAAGAGATGAATGAGCAGTGGAG gcatatatcttctgttgaagagttCCAGAGGCTCAAACCAAAAACAATCCAG GATGATTTGCAGTGCCACGTTGATCAAACTCAACATGAAAGGAATGAAAGTTTCAGTAACGACACCAATGGACTCGAAAAGCGCTCTGAAAATCAGTACGTTCGTTCTGCTAGAAGAAGTGGAGGATCAGACGCCAGCTTACAAGATGTTTCTTGTCCCTTATATGAAGATGAGAG AGACAAGCAAGCTCAAAATGGCACTGGGGTAACCCCACAAACAGCTGAAGAGACGGTTCCTGAAACTCTTTCAAAATCATCCAAATCAT CGTCAAATGGTGAGGACTTTGATGAAAAGGCAGAAAGGCCGGTTGTACAACAAAAAGGACGTTTCAAAGTGACATCGGAAAAACCTCAGTTGGAAAAG GCATTATCAACCCCCATCCTACAAAAGTATCCAAGTTTCCAG GTGTCATCTCTGCCGCCTACCCCAACTCCCCAGTTCGATGCTGCATCATCAAATCCCCAGGATGTTTCAAGTTCATCGCatttgtttttcatcttgcaaacaAATGTTGTCCAAAGA GAAAATGTTCTACTGTTGATAAAGCAACACCAATCATCCAGTAATTTAATAAGAg TTGATGGAGGAAATAATTCAAGTGTTCCAAAAATTACAGAGAAGCTG TTGGAAGCGTCTAGTGACAGGGCGAAAGAACTCGAGCAAGAAAAAAACGAGTTACAGATGAG GCTTGTAGCGGTTAAAGAATATCTAGAGAAGTGCAAAGCAGATTCTCAGGTGTCATTGTGA
- the LOC113355975 gene encoding serine/threonine-protein kinase pakF-like isoform X3, producing the protein MAEKETTEKTYSQRKEKSTISRKKSFNYLLVLSLSRECVEIMERRKYPIGNEHYELYEEVGQGVSASVYRAICIPNNEIVAIKIIDFERHNSDLANISREAQTMILVDNPNVLRAYCSFVSDHNLWVVMPFMEGGSCLHILKSAYPDGFKESVIATILREILKGLEYLHQHGHIHRDVKAGNILVDARGAIKLGDFGVSACLFDSGDRQRTRNTFVGTPCWMAPEVMEQLNGYDFKADIWSFGITALELAHGHAPFSKYPPMKVLLMTLQNAPPGLDYERDKKFSKSFKNMIAQCLVKEPSKRPSARKLLKHPFFKQARSNDYICRTLLEGLPTLGDRMKELKKKDEDMLAQKKMPDGEKEEISQNEYKRGISGWNFNVEDMKAQASLIQDGDEPIADKLDQGGSSNSLMDASDKENVDMVHHRSESLHPIDSNGNFLRGRWDKSEDDLSVAGSTSDCEHLSLQDDFAKHIEHVEHDRNGRTENKVNGAGRRSDSMRSPRWSRESYTNLPDLSIPTFEDESIKQNQNSLAPDTPSVPSKPPSSSGEDLDEKAREHVVQQKGRFKVTSEKAQLEKALSTPMLQKSQSLQVISQPLTPTSQLDASSNSHDLSVFSLLDIMLQTNIVQRDHILSLMKQCTSGNLTAGGSNSTAPDITESLLELSHERTKQLLQEMNEQWRHISSVEEFQRLKPKTIQDDLQCHVDQTQHERNESFSNDTNGLEKRSENQYVRSARRSGGSDASLQDVSCPLYEDERDKQAQNGTGVTPQTAEETVPETLSKSSKSCMCASNGEDFDEKAERPVVQQKGRFKVTSEKPQLEKALSTPILQKYPSFQVSSLPPTPTPQFDAASSNPQDVSSSSHLFFILQTNVVQRENVLLLIKQHQSSSNLIRVDGGNNSSVPKITEKLLEASSDRAKELEQEKNELQMRLVAVKEYLEKCKADSQVSL; encoded by the exons ATGGCAGAAAAAGAAACAACAGAGAAAACCTATTCCCAAAGGAAagaaaaatcaacaatttctagaAAAAAATCATTTAATTATCTTCTAGTTCTTTCGTTATCCAGAGAATGCGTTGAAATAATGGAGAGGAGAAAGTATCCAATTGGGAACGAACATTACGAGCTATACGAAGAAGTAGGTCAAGGAGTTAGCGCTTCTGTTTATCGAGCTATTTGTATACCGAACAATGAAATCGTTGCTATCAAAATCATCGATTTCGAAAGACATAATAGCGATCTG GCCAATATATCACGTGAAGCTCAAACAATGATATTAGTTGACAATCCAAATGTTTTGAGGGCGTACTGTTCTTTTGTTAGTGATCATAACTTATGGGTTGTCATGCCATTCATGGAAGGAGGTTCTTGTTTGCATATATTAAAATCTGCTTATCCCGATGGTTTTAAGGAGTCTGTTATTGCAACCATTTTACGTGAAATATTAAAGGGATTAGAGTATCTTCATCAGCATGGCCACATCCATCGCGACGTCAAG GCTGGAAATATACTAGTTGATGCACGAGGTGCGATAAAGCTGGGAGATTTTGGTGTTTCGGCATGCCTTTTTGATTCTGGTGATAGGCAGCGCACTAGAAACACCTTCGTAGGGACACCTTGCTG GATGGCACCTGAGGTTATGGAGCAGTTGAATGGTTATGACTTCAA GGCTGATATCTGGTCCTTCGGTATAACTGCCTTGGAGCTTGCTCACGGTCACGCACCTTTCTCAAAGTATCCTCCAATGAAG GTTTTACTTATGACTTTGCAAAATGCACCACCAGGCTTGGACTATGAGAGGGACAAGAAATTTTCGAAG tctttcaagaatatGATTGCTCAGTGCTTGGTAAAAGAACCTTCAAAACGTCCTTCAGCACGTAAGTTGTTAAAGCATCCTTTCTTTAAGCAAGCTAGGTCTAATGACTACATTTGCCGTACCCTATTAGAGGGTCTCCCAACGCTTGGAGATCGTATGAAAGAGTTGAAG AAAAAGGATGAAGATATGCTTGCTCAAAAGAAAATGCCAGACGGTGAAAAAGAGGAAATATCCCAG AATGAATATAAAAGGGGAATCAGTGGCTGGAATTTTAATGTCGAAGACATGAAAGCACAGGCATCACTG attcaagatggtgatgaaccTATTGCTGATAAATTAGATCAAGGAGGTAGCTCCAATTCTCTGATGGATGCTTCTGATAAA GAAAATGTGGATATGGTGCACCATAGGTCCGAATCTCTCCATCCAATCGATTCAAATGGAAACTTTCTTAG GGGTAGATGGGACAAATCTGAGGATGACTTAAGTGTGGCTGGTTCTACCTCAGATTGTGAACACCTTTCTTTGCAAGAcgattttgcaaaacacattgAACACGTTGAACATGATAGGAATGGGAGGACAGAAAATAAGGTCAATGGAGCTGGAAGACGCTCCGACAGTATGCGTTCTCCAAGATGGAGTAGAGAATCATACACCAACTTACCAGACCTTTCTATTCCCACATTCGAAGATGAGAG CATCAAGCAAAATCAGAATTCCTTGGCTCCTGACACACCATCCGTACCATCTAAACCACCAT CATCAAGTGGTGAGGACCTTGATGAAAAAGCAAGAGAGCATGTTGTGCAACAAAAAGGACGTTTCAAAGTGACATCAGAAAAAGCTCAAttagaaaag GCACTTTCAACCCCAATGCTCCAAAAGAGTCAAAGCTTGCAG GTGATATCACAGCCGCTTACACCAACTTCACAGTTGGATGCATCATCAAATTCACACGACTTGTCAGTCTTCTCACTGTTGGATATCATGTTGCAGACAAATATTGTACAAAGG GATCATATTTTGTCGTTAATGAAGCAGTGCACATCTGGTAATTTAACAG CTGGAGGAAGCAATTCAACAGCTCCAGACATTACAGAATCATTG CTGGAGTTGAGCCATGAAAGGACAAAACAACTATTGCAAGAGATGAATGAGCAGTGGAG gcatatatcttctgttgaagagttCCAGAGGCTCAAACCAAAAACAATCCAG GATGATTTGCAGTGCCACGTTGATCAAACTCAACATGAAAGGAATGAAAGTTTCAGTAACGACACCAATGGACTCGAAAAGCGCTCTGAAAATCAGTACGTTCGTTCTGCTAGAAGAAGTGGAGGATCAGACGCCAGCTTACAAGATGTTTCTTGTCCCTTATATGAAGATGAGAG AGACAAGCAAGCTCAAAATGGCACTGGGGTAACCCCACAAACAGCTGAAGAGACGGTTCCTGAAACTCTTTCAAAATCATCCAAATCATGTATGTGTG CGTCAAATGGTGAGGACTTTGATGAAAAGGCAGAAAGGCCGGTTGTACAACAAAAAGGACGTTTCAAAGTGACATCGGAAAAACCTCAGTTGGAAAAG GCATTATCAACCCCCATCCTACAAAAGTATCCAAGTTTCCAG GTGTCATCTCTGCCGCCTACCCCAACTCCCCAGTTCGATGCTGCATCATCAAATCCCCAGGATGTTTCAAGTTCATCGCatttgtttttcatcttgcaaacaAATGTTGTCCAAAGA GAAAATGTTCTACTGTTGATAAAGCAACACCAATCATCCAGTAATTTAATAAGAg TTGATGGAGGAAATAATTCAAGTGTTCCAAAAATTACAGAGAAGCTG TTGGAAGCGTCTAGTGACAGGGCGAAAGAACTCGAGCAAGAAAAAAACGAGTTACAGATGAG GCTTGTAGCGGTTAAAGAATATCTAGAGAAGTGCAAAGCAGATTCTCAGGTGTCATTGTGA